Within Caminibacter pacificus, the genomic segment AAGTAGCGGTTGAGAGTTTTACACTTAGCAAAAGCTACAATATGGCCGGATGGAGAGTTGGATTTTTAGTAGGGAATCCTGAATTAATAGGAGCTCTTCAAAAATATAAGTCTTGGATAGATTACGGAATGTTTACACCTATTCAAGTTGCGGCAACCGTTGCACTTAGAGAATATAAAGATTTACCAAAAGAAATTGCAAAAACATATGAAAAAAGAAGAGACGTATTAATAGAAAGTTTCGCAAATGCCGGATGGGAAATAGAAAAGCCAAAAGCCACAATGTTCGTATGGGCAAAAATCCCTGAAGTCGCAAGACACTTAGGAAGTCTTGAATTTTCAAAAAGATTATTAACGGAAGCTCATATTGCGGTAAGTCCGGGAATCGGATTTGGAGCGTACGGAGATGATTATGTCAGAATCGCTTTGATTGAAAACGAAAAAAGAATTCGTCAAGCGGCAAAAAACGTAAAATATTTCTTAAAGAATCTAAAGGAAAACAATGGTTAAGGTCGGAATAGTCGGAGTCGGAACTGTTGGTGTTAGTGTTGTAAAAAACCTTGAAAAAAACAGAGAAATAATAAAATCAAGAGCAGGAAAAGAGATAAAAGTAATAAAAGGCGTTGTTAGAGACCCGAGCAAAAAAAGAGATGTTAATATTGAACTCGTAACGGATTATAAAGAAGTGACAAGAGACCCTCAAATTGATATAGTAGTGGAATTAATGGGCGGTGTGGATAAAGCGTATGAAGTGGTAAAAGACGCACTAAACCACGGAAAAGCTGTAGTTACCGCAAATAAAGCACTTTTGGCTTATCATAGATTCGAGCTACAAAAAATAGCAAACACGCCTTTTGAATACGAAGCGAGTGTCGCCGGAGGAATACCTGTAATTAAAGCATTAAGAGACGGATTAAGCGCAAATCATATTGAAGAGATTAAAGGTATTATTAACGGGACATGTAATTATATTTTGACAGAAATGAAAAAAGGCAGAGACTACGAAGAAGTTTTAAAAGAAGCTCAAGAAAAAGGTTACGCAGAAGCGGACCCGACTTTTGACGTGGGCGGGTTTGATGCGGCTCATAAACTTTTGATATTAGCAAGTATCGCTTATAATATCGATGCTAAACCTGAAGAAATTTTAATTGAAGGTATCGAAAATATAAATTTAACTGATATAGAATTCGCAAAAGAGTTCGGATATGAAATTAAACTATTAGGTATCGCTAAAAAAATAGGAAACGAAATTGAGCTGAGAGTCCACCCTACTTTAATCAAAAAAGAAGAGATGATAGCGAAAGTCGACGGTGTTATGAATGCCGTAAGTGTAATCGGAGATGTGGTTGGTGAAACGATGTATTATGGTCCCGGAGCCGGAGGAGATGCAACGGCAAGCGCCGTTATAAGTGATATTATAGAAATAGCAAGAGGCTGTATCAAACCGATGCTCGGATTTAAAATACCTCTTGAACTTGATAATGTTACATTAAAACCTATAGATGAAATAGAAAGCAAATATTATTTAAGAGTAGCCGTTAACGATGAAGTGGGCGTACTTGAAAAAATAGCTCATATTTTAGCTAAAAACAACATCTCAATAGAAAGTTTTCTACAGAAACCGAGAAACGGATATGTTAAACTTCTATTTTCAACTCATAAATGTAAAGAAAAAGAGATAAAAAAAGCTATTAAAGAGATTCAAGAACTAAGCTTCGTATTAAAACCAATCAACTACATAAGAATAGAAGAGTGATAGAAAAACTAAAAAAAATATCTCTATTTTTCAATATCGAAGACAAAATTTTAGAGGAAATTTCCTCTTTTTCACACCTTAAAAAATACAATCCTGATGAGATTATCTTTTATGAGGGTGAAAAAGATAAATATTTTTACGGAATAGTTACCGGTAGTGTTTTAATGTATGATATCGACCTAAAAGGCAATATCATTCCTAAAAATCAATTCGGATGCGGTGATATTTTCGGTCTTATATCTCAAATACAAAATAGAGAATATTGTCTTAGCGCAAAAAGCGAAAGTGATAGCGAGATTATTCGAATAGATTATACTAAATTTCAAAAATTTATCTCAAACCCTCCGTTTAGCGACAGAATAATCAAAATGCTTAGCAACCAAATCTTACAAGAGATGGAATTTAACAAACTCCAAAAATACGACGCTACAAAAAGACTCGTATATGCTTTACTAAACTTTCCTAAAAAATTCATAAGAAAGAAAAAATATCTTTTAGCAAAAGAGCTTAATATGTCTCCGGAAACATTAAGCAGAATTTTAAGTAAATTAAGAAACGAAGAAATTATTTGCTACTGTGAAAAATCTATAAAAGTAATTGATGAAGAAAAACTAAAGAATTTACTAAATTAATAAAGAAAAGCTAAAACTATAGATAATATCAAATAAAATTCAAAATAAATATATGTCACTCATTAGGTGTCTGTCTCTATTTGTTTAACTAAAAAGGGCAAAGCCCAAAGAAGAAGATTAGAAGCTGTATTTAGCTTCGAATCTGAATTCGTTTTGATCTACTAAACCGTTTTTAGCTGTAGCATCGCTTGAGTAGTTTAGATAGTCATAGTATGCACTAAATGCAAGTTTTTTAGTCATTTGATAGCTTGCACCACCAATGTATTCAGCACTGTTTTCTTTTGCTGCGTTATGAATGTTAGTTGCACCTACGTATACGCTTGTTTTAGGATCAACTTTCATTCCAACTTTTGCATATACTGCTGTAGCGTCAGTCATATTAGCAATTGAATATCTCAATGCTGTAGGAGCGATTGCTGCGATTGGTGA encodes:
- a CDS encoding homoserine dehydrogenase — encoded protein: MVKVGIVGVGTVGVSVVKNLEKNREIIKSRAGKEIKVIKGVVRDPSKKRDVNIELVTDYKEVTRDPQIDIVVELMGGVDKAYEVVKDALNHGKAVVTANKALLAYHRFELQKIANTPFEYEASVAGGIPVIKALRDGLSANHIEEIKGIINGTCNYILTEMKKGRDYEEVLKEAQEKGYAEADPTFDVGGFDAAHKLLILASIAYNIDAKPEEILIEGIENINLTDIEFAKEFGYEIKLLGIAKKIGNEIELRVHPTLIKKEEMIAKVDGVMNAVSVIGDVVGETMYYGPGAGGDATASAVISDIIEIARGCIKPMLGFKIPLELDNVTLKPIDEIESKYYLRVAVNDEVGVLEKIAHILAKNNISIESFLQKPRNGYVKLLFSTHKCKEKEIKKAIKEIQELSFVLKPINYIRIEE
- a CDS encoding Crp/Fnr family transcriptional regulator, yielding MIEKLKKISLFFNIEDKILEEISSFSHLKKYNPDEIIFYEGEKDKYFYGIVTGSVLMYDIDLKGNIIPKNQFGCGDIFGLISQIQNREYCLSAKSESDSEIIRIDYTKFQKFISNPPFSDRIIKMLSNQILQEMEFNKLQKYDATKRLVYALLNFPKKFIRKKKYLLAKELNMSPETLSRILSKLRNEEIICYCEKSIKVIDEEKLKNLLN